In Aedes albopictus strain Foshan chromosome 3, AalbF5, whole genome shotgun sequence, the following are encoded in one genomic region:
- the LOC109433400 gene encoding uncharacterized protein LOC109433400: MELPTGTAILTMKTVFLLTLIIIHEASSVLINRAEAFGDAGQNGTESTQSLSRKKRFLLFPAGAAVLVTMSGTKSMIYKGPGGNFAILELDLFHPLPDLKGRITQLKLGEISYPPKPGKPALPPRPPPPPTPPPPAVPAPALPSPPEKPPNDHDAHELTEMELQDYLKAHPDTWVPPGYGKDRSDWFPQGTYNPYTTYYPQTPTSNYIPIENNMWNYNPSSSYRMRRSDDTIVEYQVEEREDRYNISHHRNWKHYHDYREKRDLYRSLEHALGNKFRFQMKSCILRAICEARSFLHPPGRSMMMDILRILFSVPLKDDLQDEYSNAMRHGSMDCHEVYGKDCSVSILYLILFGTFVA, encoded by the exons ATGGAGCTACCAACTGGGACGGCAATATTGACAATGAAAACGGTGTTTCTACTTACTTTGATAATTATCCACGAAGcttccagtgttttgatcaacaGGGCTGAAGCGTTTGGAGATGCAGGtcaaaatggcaccgaaagtacgCAATCATTATCCAGGAAGAAGAGATTTCTGTTGTTTCCAGCTGGTGCTGCGGTTTTG GTAACAATGTCGGGAACCAAATCAATGATATACAAAGGCCCTGGTGGAAACTTTGCCATTCTAGAACTGGATTTGTTCCATCCGCTTCCAGATTTAAAGGGTCGTATTACACAATTAAAGTTAGGTGAAATATCGTACCCTCCAAAACCAGGAAAACCCGCTCTACCACCGAGACCTCCTCCTCCACCAACACCACCACCGCCAGCTGTACCAGCTCCTGCACTTCCCTCACCACCGGAGAAACCTCCAAATGATCATGACGCTCATGAGCTAACGGAAATGGAACTGCAAGACTATTTGAAGGCTCATCCGGACACATGGGTTCCTCCAGGATATGGCAAGGACAGATCAGACTGGTTCCCGCAGGGTACCTATAATCCATATACAACATACTACCCACAAACCCCGACTTCAAACTATATTCCGATTGAAAACAACATGTGGAACTATAACCCATCTAGTTCCTACCGTATGAGAAGATCCGATGATACAATCGTTGAATACCAGGTCGAAGAAAGGGAAGACCGATACAACATAAGCCATCATAGAAATTGGAAGCACTATCATGACTACCGGGAGAAACGAGACTTGTATCGGTCACTAGAACACGCTCTAGGAAACAA ATTCCGTTTCCAGATGAAATCATGCATTTTGCGAGCGATATGTGAAGCACGAAGTTTCCTGCACCCACCAGGCCGATCCATGATGATGGACATTCTCAGGATTTTGTTCAG TGTTCCTCTGAAGGATGACCTCCAGGATGAATATAGTAACGCGATGAGACATGGAAGTATGGATTGCCACGAAGTTTATGGAAAAGATTGCTCTGTCAGCATATTATATTTGATTCTATTTGGAACGTTTGTTGCTTAG
- the LOC109433401 gene encoding uncharacterized protein LOC109433401: MRTFHQLLVLWMCLMRQCTSEESTIIAEEEIQSNQTVVVSTDDDNSSKVLSRRKRYIVFPEGASFSVAVCMTIGMYGNPNYQMFSWALNWGIAYNLPNQTISFEHEMKEPKPLAQRRHRRDLYHKLEVAMNDMGYSGRDCILRALCESSQYFGKKGSNMIAEMLRTLFSFPKSKVLSFEHSDTRIYDEAHRKGRSKVMCQSLYPTCGFSLLELALGKYTSPYSFIVFVDEELDDNHVARAASTVPQFGQSLSSVDIDENMIARAALKLKTSYNPGPDGIPSAFLKMQINNLLSPLLHVFRLSATTGLFPTFWKFAHMFPVHKKGSRQEVGNYRGITSLCAIAKLFEIVIMDPLFAHCKPYISSDQHGFMPGRSTATNLLCLTSHIIESMSKRVQTDAIYTDLTAAFDKLHHQYCSVVWNPFYNNGVGRIESVQRRFLRYALRRLPWNNPYRLPSYESRCQLIHLEPLSTRRDTARALLVTDILQGRIECPALLGQIDINVQPRALRNNYMLRLPLNRANYSMFGSVNGLQHNVSDFYTHIIMVKYLFLKMCANNNSLSRQQECYIQLLVLVIFSIGYCLTWELAANDLDSVSPVNRTNPVYLDETSSAKVLSRRKRFVVFPLGSSFSVAACMTVGVYGNPNYQMFSWAMNWGIAYNLPNQTISFQSEMMEPKPMAQRRHRRDLYHKLEVAMNDMGYKGRECVLRALCESSQYFGKKGSNMVAEMLRTLFSFPKSKVLSFEHSDNRIYDEAHRKGRNKVMCQSLYPACGFSLLELALGKYSSPVSFM, from the exons ATG CGAACTTTTCATCAGTTGTTAGTACTTTGGATGTGTTTAATGAGGCAGTGCACTTCGGAGGAATCTACGATAATTGCTGAAGAGGAAATACAATCTAATCAAACAGTTGTGGTTTCAACGGATGATGACAATTCGTCCAAAGTGCTTTCACGACGAAAACGATACATTGTGTTTCCAGAAGGAGCAAGTTTCTCG GTCGCTGTCTGTATGACAATCGGTATGTATGGAAATCCCAATTATCAAATGTTCAGTTGGGCTTTGAATTGGGGCATTGCGTACAATTTACCCAACCAGACAATAAGTTTTGAACACGAAATGAAGGAGCCTAAACCATTGGCTCAGCGAAGACATCGGCGTGACTTATACCATAAATTGGAGGTAGCCATGAACGA CATGGGATACAGTGGACGGGATTGCATTTTGCGAGCCCTGTGTGAAAGTTCGCAGTACTTCGGAAAGAAAGGATCCAATATGATAGCGGAAATGCTGCGAACATTGTTTAGTTTTCCAAAGTCCAAAGTGTTATCGTTCGAGCACAGCGATACCCGAATCTACGATGAAGCACACCGGAAAGGACGGAGCAAAGTTATGTGCCAGTCGCTGTATCCCACCTGTGGGTTTTCGTTACTGGAACTTGCATTGGGAAAGTATACCAGTCCGTACAGTTTTAT TGTTTTCGTCGACGAGGAGCTGGATGATAATCACGTCGCACGTGCCGCTAGCACAGTTCCACAGTTTGGGCAATCGCTGAGCAGCGTTGACATTGACGAGAATATGATTGCCAGGGCTGCCTTAAAACTCAAAACGTCGTACAATCCGGGTCCCGATGGTATTCCGTCAGCGTTCCTTAAGATGCAAATCAACAACCTTCTGTCACCATTGCTTCATGTTTTCCGACTCTCCGCAACCACTGGCCTATTTCCAACGTTCTGGAAATTTGCACACATGTTTCCAGTCCACAAAAAGGGGAGCAGACAAGAGGTTGGCAATTATCGCGGCATTACTTCGCTCTGTGCCATCGCCAAACTGTTTGAAATCGTCATCATGGACCCGCTATTCGCTCACTGCAAACCGTATATTAGCTCCGACCAACATGGATTCATGCCGGGTCGCTCTACGGCCACCAATCTGCTGTGCCTTACCTCCCATATCATCGAGAGCATGTCGAAGCGCGTTCAAACAGACGCTATTTACACCGACCTGACTGCAGCATTTGACAAATTGCACCATC AGTACTGCTCGGTTGTTTGGAACCCGTTCTACAATAATGGGGTCGGAAGGATCGAGTCCGTCCAACGACGGTTTCTGAGGTACGCTCTTCGACGTTTGCCCTGGAACAATCCATATCGTTTACCAAGTTACGAAAGCCGCTGTCAGCTAATCCACTTGGAACCGCTGTCGACCCGTAGAGATACTGCCAGGGCTTTACTAGTAACAGATATTCTACAGGGACGCATCGAATGTCCCGCTCTCCTTGGTCAAATAGACATCAATGTCcaacctcgtgctcttcgcaacaaCTACATGCTGCGGCTGCCTTTGAACCGGGCGAACTACAGCATGTTCGGGAGTGTCAATGGGCTGCAGC ACAACGTGTCCGATTTTTATACTCACATCATAATGGTAAAGTATTTGTTCCTCAAAATGTGTGCAAATAATAACAGCCTTTCACGTCAACAGGAATGCTACATACAGTTACTAGTTTTGGTGATATTTTCGATTGGATACTGTTTGACCTGGGAGCTCGCAGCAAACGATCTGGACAGCGTGAGCCCTGTGAACCGAACAAATCCTGTCTATTTGGATGAAACGAGTTCAGCAAAAGTTCTATCCCGACGAAAGCGATTTGTTGTATTCCCATTGGGCTCAAGTTTTTCG GTTGCCGCTTGCATGACAGTCGGTGTATATGGAAACCCCAATTATCAAATGTTCAGTTGGGCTATGAATTGGGGTATTGCGTACAATTTGCCTAACCAGACGATAAGCTTCCAGAGTGAGATGATGGAGCCCAAACCAATGGCCCAACGAAGGCATCGACGTGATTTATACCATAAGTTGGAGGTGGCCATGAACGA CATGGGCTACAAAGGTCGAGAATGCGTTTTGCGAGCGCTGTGCGAAAGTTCACAGTATTTTGGAAAGAAGGGATCCAATATGGTAGCGGAAATGCTGCGAACATTGTTTAGCTTTCCAAAGTCCAAAGTGCTATCGTTCGAGCACAGTGATAACCGAATCTACGACGAAGCACATCGGAAAGGGCGAAACAAAGTTATGTGTCAGTCGTTGTACCCTGCCTGTGGATTTTCGTTACTTGAGCTTGCGTTGGGCAAGTACTCCAGTCCTGTTAGTTTTATGTAA
- the LOC109403303 gene encoding uncharacterized protein LOC109403303: MKALLLVILIIIHETYSVSINKPVDFEEPDQNFTEIKELSRKKRFLLFPVGAALLVTVSGAKAMIYKGPGGNFAILELDMYHPLPDFKNRITQFKLGEISYPPKPGNPAPPPTPPPPPPPPAPAPPTTPEDPHDHHDGHELTDMELQDYLKAHPDAWVPPGYGKDRSDWLPQQTNDPYSTYYQENPASNYIPFENNMLDYYPSDSYRMRRSDDAVSGHGVGDDHEDRYNISHHRSWEHYHHYREKRDLYQSLERALGDKFRFQMKSCILRAICEARSFLLPPGRSMMMDILRILFSVPLKDDLQDEYSNAMRNENMDCHEVYGKDCSVSILYLILFGKFVP, translated from the exons ATGAAAGCGTTATTGTTAGTTATTTTAATAATTATCCACGAAACGTACAGTGTATCGATCAATAAGCCTGTTGATTTTGAAGAACCTGATCAGAATTTTACTGAAATCAAAGAATTATCGAGGAAGAAGAGGTTTTTGCTGTTTCCGGTTGGGGCTGCTCTTCTG GTAACAGTATCGGGTGCCAAAGCTATGATATACAAAGGCCCCGGAGGAAATTTTGCAATTTTAGAGTTGGACATGTATCACCCGCTTCCTGATTTTAAAAATCGAATCACACAATTCAAACTAGGAGAAATATCATATCCACCAAAACCAGGCAATCCAGCTCCTCCACCAACGCCTCCTCCGCCACCCCCACCACCAGCCCCTGCACCTCCTACAACTCCAGAAGACCCACACGATCATCACGATGGTCACGAGCTAACGGATATGGAACTGCAAGACTATTTGAAGGCTCATCCAGACGCGTGGGTGCCTCCAGGTTATGGCAAAGATAGATCCGATTGGCTTCCACAGCAAACGAATGATCCGTATTCAACGTACTACCAAGAAAATCCAGCGTCAAATTATATCCCTTTTGAAAACAACATGTTGGATTACTATCCATCTGATTCCTACCGTATGAGAAGATCCGATGACGCAGTCTCTGGACATGGTGTTGGCGACGACCATGAAGACCGGTACAATATCAGCCATCATCGAAGCTGGGAGCACTACCATCACTATCGGGAAAAGCGAGACTTGTATCAGTCACTAGAGCGTGCCCTCGGGGACAA GTTTAGGTTCCAGATGAAATCCTGTATATTACGAGCTATATGTGAGGCACGAAGTTTTCTCCTTCCGCCGGGTAGGTCCATGATGATGGACATACTAAGGATTTTGTTCAG TGTTCCACTGAAGGATGACCTACAGGATGAATACAGTAATGCGATGAGAAATGAAAATATGGACTGCCATGAAGTTTACGGAAAAGATTGTTCAGTCAGTATATTGTATTTGATTTTGTTTGGAAAGTTTGTTCCTTAG